Below is a genomic region from Mycolicibacter hiberniae.
GGTGGACGGCGCCACGCTCACCGTCAGCGCCGCCCAGCCCGAGGACGACGACGCCGACGGACTGTCGGTGGTCCGCGCGCTGGCCGCCGCGGTGGCCGACGCCGGGCTGGCCCGGCGGCCGTTCAGCGTCACGGCCGGAGACGACACCGCGGCTGCGGCCCTGCAGAAATGGTCCCTGCTCGGCACGTGGAACGACGTGGCCGCACCGGCCATGGACTAGCGTGAGTGACACCCATGAACAACGAGATTGAGGACGTGCGGTCCCGTGTCGCCGCGATGCTGGCCGAGTTGCCCGGCGAAGCCGAGCTGGCCGAACTGCCGGCGCACAGCGATCTCAACGCCCTGGCCCAGCGGCTCGAGGAAGCCCACCAGGTTCTGGTGCGGGCACTGGAGTCGGTAGAGAAGGGCTGAGGCTGGAAATGTCGCGGCGTGCGCGCGTCGACGCCGAACTGGTCCGGCGCGGATTGGCGCGGTCTCGCCAGCAGGCCGCCGAACTGATCGATGCCGGCCTGGTCACCATCGACGGTATCCGGGCGGTCAAGCCCGCCACCGCCGTGCCGGTGACCGCTGCGCTTGCGGTGATCGACGGCGAACGCACCTGGGTATCGCGCGGGGCGCACAAGTTGATCGGTGCGCTGGACCATTTCGGCATCGCGGTCGCCGGGCGCAACTGTTTGGATGCCGGCGCGTCCACGGGCGGCTTCACCGAGGTGCTGCTGGACCGGGGCGCGGCGCGGGTGGTCGCCGTGGACGTCGGCTACGGACAGCTGGCCTGGTCGCTGCGCACCGATGAGCGGGTGGTGGTGATCGAACGGACCAACGTCCGGGGCCTGACCCCCGAGATCATCGGCGGGCATGCCGAGCTGATCGTGGCCGACCTGTCGTTCATCTCGCTGGCGACCGTGTTGCCGGCGCTGGTTGGCTGCGCGTCACCGGACGCCGATATCGTTCCGATGGTGAAGCCGCAGTTCGAAGTCGGACGACAACTGGTGGGTTCCGGTGGGGTGGTCTCGGACCCGGCCCTGCGGGCCGACGCGGTCCTGTCGGTGGCACGGCGCGCCGGCGAACTGGGGTGGGGCACCGTGGCCGTCACCGCCAGCCCGTTGCCCGGGCCATCGGGCAACGTCGAATACTTTCTGCATCTGCGTGCGGCCACTGCGCAGCTCACCGGTGAGGCGTTGCAGGCGGCCGTGCACGACGCCGTCGCGAGGGGCCCGCAATGACCGATCGTCAACGGACCGTGCTGCTGGTGGTGCACAGTGGGCGCGAAGAGGCCACCGACACCGCCCGCCGCGTCGAGAAGGTGCTCGACGAACACGGCATCGCCCTGCGCGTGCTGACCGCTGAAGCCGTCGACAAGGGCGCGCTGCACACCGGCTCCGACGACGGCCGCGAATTCGGTGTCCAGATCGACCTGGTGGACCCCGACACCGGCGCCGCCGAGGGCTGCGAGCTGGTGTTGGTGCTCGGCGGCGACGGCACCTTCCTGCGCGCCGCCGAACTCGCCCGCAGCGCCGATATCCCGGTACTGGGCGTCAATCTGGGCCGGATCGGCTTCCTGGCCGAGGCCGAGGCCGACACCATCGACCGGGTCCTGGACCACATCGTCGCCCGCGACTACCGGGTCGAGGACCGCATGACGCTCGACGTGGTGGTGCGCGCCGACGGGGAGATCCTCGACAGCGGCTGGGCGCTCAACGAGGCCAGCCTGGAAAAGGGCCCGCGGTTGGGCGTGCTGGGCGTCGTCGTCGAGGTCGACGGGCGGCCGGTGTCGACGTTCGGCTGCGACGGGGTGCTGGTGTCGACCCCCACCGGCTCCACCGCCTATGCGTTCTCCGCCGGCGGGCCGGTGCTCTGGCCCGACCTGGACGCCATCCTGGTGGTGCCCAACAACGCCCACGCGCTGTTCGCCCGGCCCATGGTGACCAGTCCCGAGTCCACCATCGCGATCGAAGTCGAAAGCGACGGCCACAACGCGCTGGTGTTCTGCGACGGCCGCCGCAAGATGCTGGTGCCGGCCGGTGGGCGCCTGGAGGTGCAGCGCGGCGTGACACCGGTCAAATGGGCGCGGCTGGGCCGCTCGCCGTTCACCGACCGCCTGGTGCGTAAGTTCCGGCTGCCCGTCACCGGTTGGCGCGGACAGTAGGGGTTGGCGAGGGGTGCTGACTGAGATCCGGATCGAGTCCCTGGGGGCCATCAGCGCGGCCACCGCTGAATTCGATCGCGGCCTGACCGTGCTGACCGGCGAGACCGGCACCGGCAAAACCATGGTCGTCACGGGACTGCACCTGCTCGGCGGTGCGCGCGCCGACGCCAACCGGGTACGGTCCGGGGCCGCCCGTGCAGTGGTGGAGGGCAGGTTCTGCACCGCGGACCTGGCGCCGGAAGCCGCCGAGCAGATCGACGGCCTGCTGGAGGCGGCCGGGGCGGAGCGCGACGAGGACGGCACGGTGATCGCGGCCCGTTCGGTCAGCCGCGACGGCCCGTCGCGGGCCTACCTGGGCGGGCGGGGGGTCCCCGCCAAATCCCTGACGGGCTTCACCGGCAGCCTGCTGGCCCTGCACGGCCAGAACGACCAGCTGCGGTTGATGCGCCCCGAGGAGCAACGTGCGGCGCTGGATCGCTACGCCGCGGTCGGTGCCCGGCTGCAGCGCTACCGGACCGCGCGGGCGGCCTGGCAGTCGGCACGCGCTGAGCTCGTCGACCGCCGCGACCGGGCTCGGGAGCTGGCGCAGGAAGCCGACCGGCTGAGCTTCGCGCTGCGCGAGATCGATGCCGTGGACCCGCGGGCCGGGGAAGACGACGCACTGACCGCTGAAATCCGGCGACTGTCCGAACTCGACGCCCTGCGCGCCGCCGCCGCCGGTGCGCGGGCGGCCCTGGCGGGCGGTGCCGACGATGCGCTCGACGAGGCGGACGCACCGAATTCGGCCACCGACCGGCTGGGGCAGGCGCGGACGGCGCTGGCCGCCACCGACGACACCGACCTGCAGGCCCTCGGCGATCAGCTGGCCGAGGCGCTCACGGTGGTCGGTGACGTGGCCCGCGAACTCGGCGGCTACCTGCAGGATCTGCCAACGGGCACCGAAGCGCTGGACGCCAAGCTGGCCCGGCAGGCGGAGCTGCGCAATCTGACCCGCAAGTACGCCGCCGATATCGACGGCGTGCTGGCGTGGGCGGCGCAGTCCCGGGAGCGCCTGACCCAGCTCGACGTGTCCGAAGAAGCACTCGCCGAATTGGCCCGCCGTGTCGACGAACTCGGCGAACGGGTGGTCAAGGCGGCCACCGATCTCAGCGCCGCGCGGGCCAAGGCGGCCGGCGGCCTCGCCAAGGCGGTCAGCGCCGAGTTGTCGGGGCTGGCGATGGCCGATGCGGAGTTCAGCGTCGCGGTGCGCACCAGCCCGGCCGCCGCCGAAGACCCGGCCGCGTTGCGGTTGCCATCGGGCCAGACCGTGCACGCCGGCGCCGACGGTATCGACGAGGTCGAGTTCGGCCTGGCCCCGCACCGCGGCATGATGGTGCTGCCACTGGCCAAGAGCGCCTCGGGCGGGGAGCTGTCCCGGGTGATGCTGGCGTTGGAGGTGGTGCTGGCCACCTCGTCGTTGTCGGCGGCGGCGCGGCAGTCCGCGGGCACCACCATGGTGTTCGACGAGGTGGATGCCGGGGTGGGGGGCCGTGCCGCGGTGCAGATCGGCCGGCGGTTGGCGCGCTTGGCCCGCACCCACCAGGTGATCGTGGTGACGCACCTGCCGCAGGTGGCGGCCTACGCCGATGTGCACCTGATGGTGGAGCCCAGCGGGCGCGACGGCGCCAGCGGGGTGCGGCGGCTGGAGGCCGACGACCGGGTCGGCGAGCTGGCCCGGATGCTGGCCGGGCTGGGCGAGACCGACACCGCGCGGGCCCACGCCCGAGAGCTGCTGGACGCCGCTCAACAGGATCGGGGCGCAGGCTCGGACGCCTAGCGCGGCAACGGTTCAGCTCTTGCTGAGTTGGTGATTTCGGGCCGTATTGCACCCATCCCACTGCTGTGACTGATGTGACGTGATGTAACTTCTGAGGCTAGTGTTACGGCGCGCCTCCTGGGATTGCGCCGCGTTCGGGGCCAGAATCGCGCCCATGAAGATGCCTGCGCTGCTGTCTCGTAACACCGCCCGGCCCGGTCTTGTCGGCACCGCACGGGTCGATCACGACATCGACCGGCTGCTGCGCAGAGTGGGCCCCGGCGACATCGTGGTCCTCGACATCCTCGACCTGGACCGGATCACCGCCGACGCCCTGGTGGAAGCCCAGATCGCCGGGGTGGTCAATGCCTCGGCGTCGATCTCCGGGCGCTACCCCAACCTGGGTCCCGAAGTGCTGGTCGCCAACGGCGTCACGCTGATCGACGAAGCCGGGCCCACGGTGTTCAAGAAGATCCGGGACGGCGCCAAGGTGCGCCTCTACAACGGCGCCGTGTACTCCGGCGACCGTCGGCTGGCCCGCGGCGTCGAGCGCAGCGACGTCGAGATCGCCGACATGATGATCGAGGCCAAGACCGGCCTGGTGGCCCACCTGGAGTCCTTCGCCGGAAACACCATCGAATTCATTCGCAGCGAGAGCCCGCTGCTGATCGACGGCATCGGGATCCCCGAGATCGACGTGGACCTGCGGCGCCGCCACGTGGTGCTGGTCGGGGACGAAGACAGCGCCGCCGACGACCTCAAGTGCCTCAAGCCGTTCATCAAGGAGTACCAGCCGGTGCTGGTGGGCGTAGGCACCGGCGCCGACGTGCTGCGCAAGGCCGGGTACCGCCCGCAGCTGATCGTCGGCGACCCCGACCAGATGAGCGCCGAAGTGCTGCGCTGCGGCTCACAGGTGGTGCTGCCCGCCGACGCCGACGGTCACGCGCCCGGTCTGGAGCGCATCCAGGACCTCGGGGTCGGCGCCATGACCTTCCCCGCCGCCGGGTCCGCGATGGACCTGGCGCTGCTGCTGGCCGACCACCACGGCGCGGTGCTGCTGGTGACGGCCGGGCACACGGCCAACATCGAGACGTTCTTCGACCGAAGCCGCCAGTTGACCAACCCGTCGATGTTCATGACCCGACTCAAGGTCGGCGAGAAGCTGGTGGACGCCCGCGCGGTGGCCACTCTGTACCACAGCCGGATCTCGGCCGGCGCCATCTCGCTGCTGGTGCTGAGCATGCTGATGGCGATCATCGTCGCGCTGTGGGTCTCGCAGACCGACGCCGTGGTGCTCGAATGGCTCGGCAACTACTGGCACCAGCTGTCGCAGTGGCTGCGGCACTGGGTGACCTAGCAAATCGGAGGCGGCACCGCGATGATCACCCCTCGCTACCACGCGATGTCGCTGACGGCAGTGCTGCTGGCACTGGTGTTCGGCGTCGTGCTGGGTTCTGGACTGCTGTCGGGTCCCTTGATGGCCGGGCTGCAGGCGGACAAGCAGGACTTGCGGGACCAGATCGGTGCGCTGCAGCAACAGCACGACGACCTGGCTGACCGGCTGCGCGACGCCAACGATTTCGATACTCAGATGGCGCCCCGGATCGTGCGCGACGCACTGACCGGCAAATCGACGGTGATCTTCCGGGCGCCGGACGCCGCCGACGGCGACGTCGAGGCCGTCGCGCGGATCATCGGACAGGCCGGGGGAACGGTCACGGCCACCGTCACGCTGACCGACCAGTTCGTCGCCGGCGACGCCGAGGAGAAGCTGCGCGCCGTGCTGGAGTCCGGGATCGTGCCGGCGGGCGCTCAACTGAGCACCAACCTGACCGACCAGGACGCCCAGGCCGGCGATCTGCTCGGGATCGCGCTGTTGATCAACCGCAACCCCACCATCGCGCCCGCCGACGACGCCGCGCGGGAGACGGTGCTGGCCGCCCTGCGCGACACCGGCTTCGTCACCTACCCGCAGGAGCACATCCCGGCCGCCAACGCTGCGGTGGTGATCACCGGAGGCGCGCTGCCCGACGACGCCGGCACCCGTGGGCAGAGCGTGGCCCGGTTCGCCGCCGCCCTGGCCCCGCACGGCGCCGCCACGGTCCTGGCCGGCCGGGACGGGTCGGCCTCGGGCACCTCGGCGGTGGCGATGGCCCGCACCGATCCCGCAGTGGCCGCAGCGATCAGCACCGTCGACGACGTCGACATCGAAGCGGGCCGGATCACCACCGTGATGGCGCTGAGCAGCCTGATCGGCGGGGGCCGGCCGGGGCAGTACGGCATCGGCGAGGGCGCCGGGTCGGTGACGCTGGCGCAATAGCACGCCCGTCGCGCGGGCGTGACCGGGCGTGTCTGGAGCCCAGACGCCGGGTCGATGTTAGGGTGAGATTCCGTGGGTCGGCAGGCCCTAAATATCCTGCGCCGTCGTCACGGAGGTTGGTGTTGCCACCACTGCGAAAGCATCCGCAAACCGAGCCGAAGCATCTCTTCGTCACCGGTGGAGTTGCGTCCTCACTAGGTAAGGGCTTGACGGCGAGTAGCCTCGGCCAGCTGCTGATTGCCCGGGGACTTCAAGTCACCATGCAGAAGCTGGACCCGTATCTCAACGTCGATCCCGGGACGATGAACCCGTTCCAGCACGGGGAGGTGTTCGTCACCGAGGACGGCGCCGAGACCGACCTCGACGTCGGCCACTACGAGCGGTTCCTGGACCGCGACCTGTCCGGTTCGGCGAATGTGACCACCGGACAGGTGTATTCGACGGTCATCGCCAAGGAACGTCGCGGCGAGTACCTCGGCGACACCGTCCAGGTGATCCCGCACATCACCGACGAGATCAAGCGGCGCATCCTGGCGATGTCGGAGCCCGACGCCGACGGCGTGCGCCCCGACGTGGTGATCACCGAGATCGGCGGCACCGTCGGCGACATCGAGTCGCAGCCGTTCCTCGAAGCCGCCCGGCAGATCCGCCACGACGTCGGCCGCGACAACGTGTTCTTCCTGCACGTGTCGCTGGTGCCGTATCTGGCGCCGTCCGGAGAGCTCAAGACCAAGCCCACCCAGCACTCGGTGGCCGCGCTGCGCAGCATCGGTATCACGCCCGACGCGCTGATCCTGCGCTGCGACCGCGACGTGCCCGAGGCGCTGAAGAACAAGATCGCGCTGATGTGCGACGTCGACATCGACGGGGTGATCTCCACTCCGGACGCGGCCTCGATCTATGACATCCCGAAGGTGCTGCACCGCGAGGAGCTGGACGCCTACGTGGTGCGGCGGCTGAACCTGCCGTTCAAGGACGTGGACTGGACCGAGTGGGACGAGCTGCTGCGGCGTGTCCACGAACCCCACGAGACCGTCCGAATTGCCTTGGTGGGCAAGTACATCGACCTGTCAGACGCCTACCTGTCGGTGACCGAGGCGCTGCGGGCCGGCGGTTTCAGCCACTACGCGAAGGTTGAGATCAACTGGGTGGCCTCCGACGCCTGCGAGACCCCGGCGGGCGCCGCCGCCGCGCTGGGTGACATGCACGGCGTGCTGATCCCCGGTGGGTTCGGGATTCGGGGCATCGAGGGCAAGATCGGCGCGATCGCCTACGCCCGCACCCACGGGCTGCCCGTACTGGGTCTGTGCCTGGGCCTGCAGTGCATCGTGATCGACGCGGCCCGCACGGCCGGGATCACGCAGGCCAGTTCGGCGGAGTTCGACCCCGAGACCCCCGACCCCGTGATCGCGACCATGGCCGACCAGCAGGACGCGGTCGCCGGTACGGCCGATCTCGGCGGCACCATGCGGCTGGGCGCCTACCCGGCCGTCCTGGAGCCGGATTCGATTGTGGCCGAGGCATATCAGGCCACCGAAGTGTCCGAACGGCACCGGCATCGCTTCGAGGTCAACAACGCCTACCGGGACCGGATCGCCGAGAGCGGGCTGCGCTTCTCCGGCACCTCCCCGGACGGCAAGCTGGTCGAGTTCGTGGAATACCCCCGCGAGGTCCACCCGTTCCTGGTGGGCACGCAGGCGCACCCCGAGCTCAAGAGCCGACCCACCCGGGCACACCCGCTGTTCGCCGCGTTCGTCGGTGCGGCGATGGACTACAAGGCCGCCGAGCGGCTGCCGGTCGAGATCCCCGAGCACGCCCACGAGCCGCACAACGCCGAGCACGACGCTGCCGGACACGATGACGCCCAGAACGGTGCCGGAGGGCACGGCGGCAGCGCCCGCCCGCTGGCCGAGCCCCTGCACGAAACGCAGCCGGAACACGTCACCCGTGGCTGACCACGTCTTCGAGACGACCTCGTCGCGGCTGCTGCACAGCGGCAAGATCTTCGCCCTGCGCCGCGACGAGGTGGTCATGCCGGGCGGCGCGACCGCCACCCGGGACGTGGTGGAGCACTTCGGTGCCGTCGCAGTCGTGGCCCTGGACACCGAGGGCCGGATTCCGTTGATCTACCAGTACCGCCACGCGCTGGGCCGCCGGTTGTGGGAACTGCCCGCCGGCCTGCTCGACGTCGGGGGAGAGCCGGCGCAGCAGACCGCCGCCCGCGAACTGGTCGAGGAAGCCGGGCTGACGGCGACCACCTGGCAGGTCCTGGTGGACCTGGACTCCACACCGGGCTTCTCCGACGAGTCGGTCCGGGTGTACCTGGCCACCGGCCTGACCGAGGTGGATCGCCCGCAGGCCCACGACGAAGAGGCCGACCTCAAGCTCGCCTGGTATCCGATCGCCGACGCCGTCCAGATGGTGTTTGCCGGCGAGATCGTCAATGCGATGGCGGTGGCGGGGATTCTGGCCGCCTATACGCACCGCCAGGGCGTCGGCACCCTGCGCGACCCGGACGCCGAGTGGGTCGACCGGCCCACCGCGTTCGCCGCAAGGCAGAGCCGGCCATGACCGCGGCGGCCCGGCCGGTGTGTCCGCTGAACGGGCAGTTGCAGGGCTATCTGGACCACCTGACCATCGAGCGCGGGGTCGCCGCCAACACGTTGAGCTCCTACCGGCGCGATCTGCGCCGCTACCGCGACCATCTGCTGTCGCGGGGAATCGAGGATCTGGCCGCCGTCGGCGAAACCGATGTCACCGACTTCCTGGTGGCGCTGCGCCGCGGGGACCCGGACAACGGCGTGCCCGCGCTGTCGGCCGTCTCGGCGGGGCGGGCGCTGATCGCGGTGCGCGGCCTGCACCGATTCGCCGCCGCGGAAGGACTGGCGGCCGCCGACGTGGCGCGTTCGGTCAAGCCACCGACACCGGGCCGGCGACTGC
It encodes:
- the recN gene encoding DNA repair protein RecN; the encoded protein is MLTEIRIESLGAISAATAEFDRGLTVLTGETGTGKTMVVTGLHLLGGARADANRVRSGAARAVVEGRFCTADLAPEAAEQIDGLLEAAGAERDEDGTVIAARSVSRDGPSRAYLGGRGVPAKSLTGFTGSLLALHGQNDQLRLMRPEEQRAALDRYAAVGARLQRYRTARAAWQSARAELVDRRDRARELAQEADRLSFALREIDAVDPRAGEDDALTAEIRRLSELDALRAAAAGARAALAGGADDALDEADAPNSATDRLGQARTALAATDDTDLQALGDQLAEALTVVGDVARELGGYLQDLPTGTEALDAKLARQAELRNLTRKYAADIDGVLAWAAQSRERLTQLDVSEEALAELARRVDELGERVVKAATDLSAARAKAAGGLAKAVSAELSGLAMADAEFSVAVRTSPAAAEDPAALRLPSGQTVHAGADGIDEVEFGLAPHRGMMVLPLAKSASGGELSRVMLALEVVLATSSLSAAARQSAGTTMVFDEVDAGVGGRAAVQIGRRLARLARTHQVIVVTHLPQVAAYADVHLMVEPSGRDGASGVRRLEADDRVGELARMLAGLGETDTARAHARELLDAAQQDRGAGSDA
- a CDS encoding NAD kinase, which produces MTDRQRTVLLVVHSGREEATDTARRVEKVLDEHGIALRVLTAEAVDKGALHTGSDDGREFGVQIDLVDPDTGAAEGCELVLVLGGDGTFLRAAELARSADIPVLGVNLGRIGFLAEAEADTIDRVLDHIVARDYRVEDRMTLDVVVRADGEILDSGWALNEASLEKGPRLGVLGVVVEVDGRPVSTFGCDGVLVSTPTGSTAYAFSAGGPVLWPDLDAILVVPNNAHALFARPMVTSPESTIAIEVESDGHNALVFCDGRRKMLVPAGGRLEVQRGVTPVKWARLGRSPFTDRLVRKFRLPVTGWRGQ
- a CDS encoding TlyA family RNA methyltransferase, whose protein sequence is MSRRARVDAELVRRGLARSRQQAAELIDAGLVTIDGIRAVKPATAVPVTAALAVIDGERTWVSRGAHKLIGALDHFGIAVAGRNCLDAGASTGGFTEVLLDRGAARVVAVDVGYGQLAWSLRTDERVVVIERTNVRGLTPEIIGGHAELIVADLSFISLATVLPALVGCASPDADIVPMVKPQFEVGRQLVGSGGVVSDPALRADAVLSVARRAGELGWGTVAVTASPLPGPSGNVEYFLHLRAATAQLTGEALQAAVHDAVARGPQ
- a CDS encoding NUDIX domain-containing protein, producing the protein MADHVFETTSSRLLHSGKIFALRRDEVVMPGGATATRDVVEHFGAVAVVALDTEGRIPLIYQYRHALGRRLWELPAGLLDVGGEPAQQTAARELVEEAGLTATTWQVLVDLDSTPGFSDESVRVYLATGLTEVDRPQAHDEEADLKLAWYPIADAVQMVFAGEIVNAMAVAGILAAYTHRQGVGTLRDPDAEWVDRPTAFAARQSRP
- the steA gene encoding putative cytokinetic ring protein SteA, which codes for MKMPALLSRNTARPGLVGTARVDHDIDRLLRRVGPGDIVVLDILDLDRITADALVEAQIAGVVNASASISGRYPNLGPEVLVANGVTLIDEAGPTVFKKIRDGAKVRLYNGAVYSGDRRLARGVERSDVEIADMMIEAKTGLVAHLESFAGNTIEFIRSESPLLIDGIGIPEIDVDLRRRHVVLVGDEDSAADDLKCLKPFIKEYQPVLVGVGTGADVLRKAGYRPQLIVGDPDQMSAEVLRCGSQVVLPADADGHAPGLERIQDLGVGAMTFPAAGSAMDLALLLADHHGAVLLVTAGHTANIETFFDRSRQLTNPSMFMTRLKVGEKLVDARAVATLYHSRISAGAISLLVLSMLMAIIVALWVSQTDAVVLEWLGNYWHQLSQWLRHWVT
- a CDS encoding copper transporter → MITPRYHAMSLTAVLLALVFGVVLGSGLLSGPLMAGLQADKQDLRDQIGALQQQHDDLADRLRDANDFDTQMAPRIVRDALTGKSTVIFRAPDAADGDVEAVARIIGQAGGTVTATVTLTDQFVAGDAEEKLRAVLESGIVPAGAQLSTNLTDQDAQAGDLLGIALLINRNPTIAPADDAARETVLAALRDTGFVTYPQEHIPAANAAVVITGGALPDDAGTRGQSVARFAAALAPHGAATVLAGRDGSASGTSAVAMARTDPAVAAAISTVDDVDIEAGRITTVMALSSLIGGGRPGQYGIGEGAGSVTLAQ
- a CDS encoding CTP synthase gives rise to the protein MRKHPQTEPKHLFVTGGVASSLGKGLTASSLGQLLIARGLQVTMQKLDPYLNVDPGTMNPFQHGEVFVTEDGAETDLDVGHYERFLDRDLSGSANVTTGQVYSTVIAKERRGEYLGDTVQVIPHITDEIKRRILAMSEPDADGVRPDVVITEIGGTVGDIESQPFLEAARQIRHDVGRDNVFFLHVSLVPYLAPSGELKTKPTQHSVAALRSIGITPDALILRCDRDVPEALKNKIALMCDVDIDGVISTPDAASIYDIPKVLHREELDAYVVRRLNLPFKDVDWTEWDELLRRVHEPHETVRIALVGKYIDLSDAYLSVTEALRAGGFSHYAKVEINWVASDACETPAGAAAALGDMHGVLIPGGFGIRGIEGKIGAIAYARTHGLPVLGLCLGLQCIVIDAARTAGITQASSAEFDPETPDPVIATMADQQDAVAGTADLGGTMRLGAYPAVLEPDSIVAEAYQATEVSERHRHRFEVNNAYRDRIAESGLRFSGTSPDGKLVEFVEYPREVHPFLVGTQAHPELKSRPTRAHPLFAAFVGAAMDYKAAERLPVEIPEHAHEPHNAEHDAAGHDDAQNGAGGHGGSARPLAEPLHETQPEHVTRG